From a region of the Gossypium raimondii mitochondrion, complete genome genome:
- the atp8 gene encoding ATPase subunit 8 — MPQLDKLTYFSQFFWLCLFLFIFYIPICNDGDGVLGISRILKLRNQLLSHRGNNIRRKDPKSLEDILRKGFSTGVSYMDSTLFEVSQWCKAVDLLGKKRKITLISCFGEISGSRGIERNIFYLISKSSYSNPGWGITCRNDIMLIHVPHGQGSI, encoded by the coding sequence ATGCCTCAATTGGATAAATTGACTTATTTTTCACAATTCTTCTGGTTATGCCTTTTCCTCTTTATTTTCTATATTCCAATATGCAATGATGGAGATGGAGTACTTGGGATCAGCAGAATTCTAAAACTACGGAACCAACTGCTTTCACACCGGGGGAACAACATCCGGAGAAAGGACCCCAAGAGTTTGGAGGATATCTTGAGAAAAGGTTTTAGCACCGGTGTATCCTATATGGACTCTACTTTATTCGAAGTATCCCAATGGTGTAAGGCTGTCGACTTATTGGGAAAAAAGAGGAAAATAACTTTGATCTCTTGTTTCGGAGAAATAAGTGGCTCACGCGGAATAGAAAGAAACATATTCTATTTGATCTCGAAGTCCTCCTATAGCAATCCTGGATGGGGGATCACTTGTAGGAATGACATAATGCTAATCCATGTTCCACACGGCCAAGGAAGCATTTAG